A single region of the Lotus japonicus ecotype B-129 chromosome 4, LjGifu_v1.2 genome encodes:
- the LOC130710336 gene encoding oxoglutarate-dependent flavonoid 7-O-demethylase 1-like, with translation MESVSLPVPSVQEIAKEALTKVPERYVRPHHERPILSTINTLPQVPVIDFANFLSQDFRQSELKKLDYACKEWGFFQLINHGINESLVENVKFGAENFFNLPMEEKKKFGQKEGDVEGYGQAFVVSDEQKLEWADMCFMLTLPSHQRKPHLLPCLPLPFREDLETYSAELKNLAIKILDLVANALTIDTTEIKELFGEGVQSLRMNYYPPCPQPELVMGLNPHSDGGGLTILLQANEVEGLQIKHGGLWIPVKPVTNAFIINIGDMLEIITNGIYRSIEHRATVNSNKERLSIATFYSPGMEGNISSAPSLITPNNPAVFKTISVLDYYKGYLARELRGKSFLDSMRVQSEEEKSS, from the exons ATGGAATCAGTTTCTCTTCCAGTGCCCTCTGTCCAGGAGATAGCAAAAGAGGCTTTGACCAAAGTTCCAGAGCGTTATGTTCGTCCACATCACGAGCGTCCAATATTATCTACCATCAATACTTTACCTCAAGTTCCTGTGATTGACTTTGCCAATTTTTTGTCTCAAGATTTCAGACAATCTGAGCTGAAGAAGCTTGATTATGCATGCAAAGAATGGGGTTTCTTTCAG TTGATTAATCATGGAATCAACGAGTCATTGGTGGAAAATGTGAAGTTTGGTGCTGAAAATTTCTTCAACCTTCCtatggaagagaagaagaagtttGGGCAGAAGGAAGGAGACGTGGAGGGATATGGCCAAGCCTTTGTTGTCTCTGATGAACAGAAATTGGAGTGGGCAGACATGTGTTTCATGCTCACTTTGCCATCACACCAAAGGAAACCACACTTATTGCCCTGCCTCCCCTTACCATTCAG GGAGGACTTAGAGACTTACTCTGCAGAATTGAAAAACCTTGCCATCAAGATACTTGATCTTGTGGCCAATGCTCTAACAATTGACACCACAGAAATCAAAGAGTTATTTGGCGAAGGAGTTCAATCACTGAGGATGAATTATTATCCACCATGTCCACAACCAGAGCTTGTGATGGGACTCAATCCTCATTCTGATGGTGGTGGCCTCACCATTCTTCTCCAAGCGAATGAAGTTGAAGGGCTTCAAATAAAACATGGCGGATTGTGGATTCCAGTTAAACCCGTTACTAATGCTTTCATCATCAACATTGGGGACATGTTGGAG ATAATAACAAATGGAATTTACAGAAGCATTGAACATCGAGCAACAGTCAACTCAAACAAGGAGAGACTTTCTATAGCCACATTTTACAGCCCTGGTATGGAGGGAAATATAAGTTCTGCACCAAGCCTTATTACTCCAAATAATCCAGCAGTTTTCAAAACAATTAGTGTATTAGATTACTATAAAGGGTACCTTGCGCGTGAACTCCGAGGAAAATCATTCCTCGATAGCATGAGGGTCCAAAGTGAAGAGGAGAAAAGTTCTTAG